A section of the Epinephelus moara isolate mb chromosome 3, YSFRI_EMoa_1.0, whole genome shotgun sequence genome encodes:
- the alkbh4 gene encoding alpha-ketoglutarate-dependent dioxygenase alkB homolog 4: protein MMAPDSRDGVTSCACKGIRRCLRCEDVKEKGIQEANELKIVHHFLYDPETRLAVPKDAEAASFPFPGVFLWENFISEEEEKNLISVMDQDVWNESQSGRRKQDFGPKVNFKKRKVRVGGFSGLPPLSQALVLRMHQEPSLADFQPVEQCNLDYHPQRGSAIDPHLDDSWLWGERLVTINMLSDTTLTMSLEQGLPQLGLTEEVSVAVRLPCRSLVVLYGEARHRWKHAIHRHDVQERRVCSTYRELSAEFLPGGQQAELGAQLLNISLSFQGTPI from the exons ATGATGGCTCCTGACAGCAGGGACGGTGTGACTTCATGTGCCTGTAAAGGCATCCGGCGGTGTCTCAGGTGTGAAGACGTGAAGGAGAAAGGAATACAGGAAGCGAATGAACTGAAG ATTGTGCATCATTTCCTCTACGATCCCGAGACTAGGCTTGCAGTTCCCAAGGATGCCGAGGCTGCATCCTTCCCCTTTCCTGGTGTCTTCCTATGGGAGAACTTcatatcagaggaggaggagaaaaaccTGATAAGCGTGATGGACCAGGATGTGTGGAATGAGTCCCAGTCTGGCCGAAGGAAACAG GACTTTGGCCCGAAAGTTAACTTCAAGAAAAGGAAAGTGCGTGTCGGTGGCTTCAGTGGACTGCCTCCTCTGAGCCAAGCACTAGTGCTCCGAATGCACCAAGAGCCAAGTCTAGCAGACTTTCAACCAGTGGAGCAGTGCAATCTGGATTACCACCCTCAGCGAGGCTCTGCCATCGATCCACACCTAGATGACTCCTGGCTGTGGGGGGAGCGCCTGGTCACAATCAACATGTTATCAGACACTACACTCACTATGTCGCTCGAACAGGGTCTACCACAGCTGGGACTGACAGAGGAAGTCAGCGTGGCTGTGCGTCTTCCTTGCAGATCTTTAGTGGTGTTATACGGCGAAGCGAGGCACAGATGGAAACATGCCATTCACAGGCACGACGTTCAGGAGCGTAGAGTTTGCAGCACCTACAGAGAGCTGTCTGCAGAGTTCCTACCTGGAGGGCAGCAGGCAGAACTGGGAGCTCAACTGTTGAACATTTCTTTGAGCTTTCAAGGAACTCCAATATAA